In the genome of Vibrio sp. NTOU-M3, one region contains:
- a CDS encoding DUF3187 family protein: protein MVNKCLLVVVTLTFGFALSGHAQVEYGPLQTYSQSPFQTNALSPQLRSGFSLPIDEKELFITGTIASIWAVTETYELDYYQNQIALGGTWQLNAKWQLSLNYRWNYAGNNHLDGLTTAFHDAFGLDQNGRKDVDENRFVISVPEYDIDEANFRGETLSNALTLYAQYQLIEKVHHGASLGLSWYFNNADQSILSTSKFQQALQINYGYIRNQHRLDAIVSFTCRHSSDVLGSFPTKETTLSAGLSYRYRFWQAHQLIGQLMVYEGISEGRDEFSKPATEFTLGYRYQFEHSAVELTATENMFNADNSTDIAFSLGYRYRF, encoded by the coding sequence ATGGTCAACAAATGCCTGTTAGTTGTTGTCACGTTAACATTTGGGTTTGCTCTAAGTGGCCATGCTCAAGTCGAATACGGTCCGTTACAAACTTATTCACAATCCCCTTTTCAAACCAATGCTTTATCCCCCCAGCTGCGCTCTGGGTTCTCATTACCTATTGATGAAAAAGAACTGTTTATTACCGGAACAATCGCCAGCATCTGGGCCGTCACAGAAACGTACGAGCTGGATTACTACCAAAACCAAATCGCACTGGGAGGGACATGGCAATTGAACGCAAAGTGGCAATTGTCACTTAATTATCGCTGGAACTACGCAGGCAATAACCATCTGGATGGATTAACCACCGCATTCCATGACGCTTTTGGCTTAGATCAAAATGGCCGTAAAGATGTGGACGAAAATCGCTTTGTGATCAGCGTTCCTGAATACGACATTGACGAAGCTAATTTTCGAGGCGAAACATTGAGTAATGCGCTCACACTCTATGCTCAATACCAACTCATTGAAAAGGTTCATCATGGCGCATCACTTGGCTTATCTTGGTATTTCAACAATGCCGATCAAAGCATTCTGAGCACTAGCAAGTTTCAACAAGCCTTACAAATAAACTATGGTTATATAAGAAATCAACATCGCTTGGATGCCATTGTTAGTTTTACCTGCCGTCATTCTTCGGATGTTCTAGGCAGCTTTCCGACAAAAGAAACCACACTGTCAGCAGGCTTAAGTTATCGATATCGATTTTGGCAAGCTCACCAGCTCATTGGTCAGTTGATGGTGTATGAAGGTATATCGGAAGGACGAGACGAGTTTTCAAAACCCGCGACGGAGTTTACATTAGGTTACCGCTATCAGTTTGAACACTCAGCAGTAGAACTCACAGCAACGGAAAACATGTTTAATGCAGACAACAGCACCGATATCGCGTTTTCTCTTGGATATCGGTACCGTTTCTAA
- a CDS encoding phosphoribosylglycinamide formyltransferase: MSLFLRTTALMLLVLSRAPAFAAIPMAPSSDGNRATNQNEVCSKAFKHNLSGLYGIQSINSTPLQPYSDFDVLYSKAHQAQFELETICKSTALLTNTDAYFAGVKSSHRAKEKIALELNNKPERITDLARATIVADDVAGVMEAYEVLNRETTIVKVKNRFKKPAASGYRDLNVLVQLPKTQLVAEVQIHLKAIADVKSGPEHDLYEKIQKLERSASLQERALSEIELAQIKNMRRESRELYQNAWQPYITTHLSAA, translated from the coding sequence ATGAGCTTATTCTTGCGTACTACGGCATTAATGCTTTTAGTATTGAGCCGAGCACCTGCATTCGCCGCTATTCCCATGGCGCCAAGTAGTGACGGCAACCGGGCAACCAATCAAAATGAAGTGTGTTCTAAGGCATTTAAACACAACCTCAGCGGCCTTTATGGCATTCAATCGATCAATTCAACGCCTCTACAGCCTTATTCGGACTTTGATGTTCTCTACAGCAAAGCGCATCAGGCTCAGTTTGAGTTAGAAACCATCTGTAAAAGTACGGCTCTACTGACCAACACCGATGCATACTTTGCTGGCGTAAAATCTTCTCATCGCGCTAAAGAAAAAATCGCCTTGGAGTTAAATAATAAACCAGAAAGAATTACTGACTTAGCGCGTGCAACGATTGTCGCTGATGATGTAGCAGGAGTAATGGAAGCGTACGAGGTTCTCAATCGAGAAACGACCATTGTGAAAGTCAAAAACCGTTTTAAGAAGCCTGCCGCATCTGGTTATCGCGATTTAAACGTATTAGTTCAGCTACCAAAAACTCAGCTGGTTGCAGAGGTTCAAATTCATTTGAAGGCCATTGCTGATGTAAAAAGTGGCCCTGAACATGACCTATATGAAAAGATCCAAAAGCTTGAACGCTCAGCTTCACTGCAAGAACGTGCGTTATCTGAGATTGAACTAGCACAGATTAAAAATATGCGCAGAGAGTCACGCGAGCTGTATCAAAATGCATGGCAGCCCTACATAACAACGCATTTATCCGCCGCTTAG
- a CDS encoding thiopurine S-methyltransferase, with protein MRDPEFWHNKWAANQIGFHLDDVNPLLINYWHHTKPQREDAVFVPLCGKSEDLVWLATKHNEVQGVELSQIAVRAFFAEHFYTPTVIPVANQHELYQFDELSIYTGDYFTAPVQPVDIIYDRAALIALPLEMRLEYVERLKRLLKPGGRILLITLDYPQKEMVGPPFSVTKTEVENLFSGYKITQLYRDDADETHPKIAKKGLSRFAEEVFLIESA; from the coding sequence ATGAGAGACCCCGAATTTTGGCATAACAAGTGGGCCGCTAACCAAATTGGATTTCACCTCGACGATGTGAATCCGCTGCTCATCAACTATTGGCATCATACTAAGCCACAGCGAGAAGACGCCGTCTTTGTTCCTTTATGTGGTAAATCAGAAGATCTCGTGTGGCTCGCGACAAAACATAATGAGGTTCAAGGTGTAGAGTTAAGCCAAATCGCAGTGCGCGCGTTTTTTGCCGAGCATTTTTATACCCCAACGGTAATACCTGTAGCGAATCAACATGAGCTCTATCAGTTTGATGAATTGTCGATTTATACTGGTGATTATTTTACTGCACCAGTGCAACCGGTCGATATCATTTATGACAGAGCTGCTTTAATTGCTTTACCGCTAGAAATGCGCCTTGAGTATGTCGAGCGACTGAAAAGGCTACTTAAACCAGGTGGACGGATTTTGCTGATAACATTAGATTATCCACAAAAAGAGATGGTGGGACCTCCGTTTTCAGTCACGAAAACTGAGGTAGAGAATTTGTTTAGTGGTTATAAAATTACACAGCTGTATCGTGATGACGCGGATGAAACACATCCTAAAATTGCTAAAAAAGGGTTGAGCCGATTTGCGGAAGAAGTCTTTTTAATCGAAAGTGCTTAA
- the purT gene encoding formate-dependent phosphoribosylglycinamide formyltransferase yields the protein MFGSATRESATRVLLLGSGELGKEVAIECQRLGLEVIACDRYADAPAMQVAHRSHVLDMLDGDALQRIIELEKPDYVVPEIEAIATDKLVELEKTGLNVVPTAKATKLTMNREGIRRLAAEKLELTTSPYQFADSYEEFIAAVAAVGTPCVCKPVMSSSGKGQSVIKTPEDIEKAWEYAQEGGRTGAGRVIVEGFIDFDYEITLLTVRAVDGVHFCAPIGHRQEDGDYRESWQPQAMSDVALKAAEYTAEKIVNALGGYGVFGVELFVKGDTVIFNEVSPRPHDTGLVTLMSQDMSEFALHVRAFTGMPIAGITQFGPAASAVILGQGTSSNIRFEGLEQALTSPNTQLRLFGKPDIDGRRRLGVAITRRDSMEQAIEDAIHSAGKVKVLY from the coding sequence ATGTTTGGTTCTGCTACCCGTGAAAGTGCTACTCGCGTTTTGTTACTTGGCTCTGGTGAGCTGGGTAAAGAAGTAGCCATTGAATGTCAGCGTCTTGGCTTAGAAGTGATCGCATGTGACCGCTACGCTGATGCACCTGCAATGCAAGTCGCGCACCGCAGCCACGTGTTGGATATGCTCGATGGCGATGCACTGCAACGTATTATTGAGTTGGAAAAGCCCGATTATGTCGTTCCTGAAATTGAAGCGATCGCCACAGACAAGCTGGTAGAGCTAGAAAAAACTGGCCTAAACGTAGTCCCAACGGCAAAAGCCACCAAGCTGACAATGAACCGTGAAGGTATCCGCCGTTTAGCTGCCGAAAAACTCGAATTGACTACCTCTCCTTATCAATTTGCAGATAGCTATGAAGAATTTATCGCCGCTGTAGCAGCCGTTGGTACACCATGTGTTTGTAAGCCCGTGATGAGCTCTTCTGGCAAAGGGCAAAGCGTTATTAAAACCCCAGAAGATATTGAAAAAGCATGGGAATACGCACAAGAAGGCGGCCGAACGGGTGCGGGTCGTGTGATCGTCGAAGGTTTTATCGACTTTGATTACGAAATTACGCTGCTCACCGTCCGTGCAGTTGATGGCGTTCATTTCTGTGCACCTATCGGCCACCGTCAAGAAGATGGGGATTATCGTGAATCTTGGCAGCCTCAAGCGATGTCTGATGTTGCATTGAAAGCCGCGGAATACACAGCAGAGAAAATCGTAAACGCATTAGGTGGCTACGGTGTTTTTGGGGTAGAGCTGTTTGTCAAAGGCGATACCGTCATTTTTAATGAAGTATCACCTCGCCCACATGACACAGGCTTAGTTACTTTGATGTCACAAGACATGTCTGAATTCGCCCTTCACGTTCGCGCTTTCACGGGTATGCCGATTGCGGGTATCACTCAATTTGGCCCAGCGGCTTCTGCGGTGATCCTTGGTCAGGGAACCTCTTCCAACATTCGTTTCGAAGGCCTTGAACAAGCCCTAACCTCACCAAACACTCAGCTCCGTTTATTTGGCAAACCAGATATTGATGGACGTCGACGCTTAGGGGTTGCAATCACTCGTAGAGATAGCATGGAGCAGGCTATTGAAGACGCTATTCATAGCGCGGGGAAAGTGAAAGTTCTCTACTAA